A DNA window from Solanum lycopersicum chromosome 3, SLM_r2.1 contains the following coding sequences:
- the LOC101252062 gene encoding uncharacterized protein, which yields MMGLGSFGNGGSSSSFSNLSPLAPPFTVDRSNSKTVSTQLLNFSDSSYTGTVPFGQSWQYAAADPSPTGYNFFPSVTDSVPTTCNMPLSPEFTPADSVEPGSHFWSTPNPTVNASTETYSFGREGYYAAYVPSLVSNEHPSSAFNEPSLDVLPNSGNIHVDASSSQVDYTQTLSGLEYPHWSFFSKVADGKQEEKKGVDGSFSSGNVNVGASYGYRNCMSKGNSLEGANIPRENSGAANFIDGVYTGPSSIGHMDAKSYLTQEPIYQSLTSETAMGSFSPVSCQVGLSLGSSSNYLNYKNPFTPHGKFFQPLDSCPRDTTSTSKSSPVLVFRPAPSGSRFFAPKIDLHKNVDICKTGATNTEKSDVCNVLKSQETRLPIDSPIKEFSLGSSTPSDFDKIKNNFFASSSVNNLCSTRPCSSNSIEIAVKERSGSQAPCASAPPVTSAEKCSDALDLHNPNVDSPCWKGAPAFRVSLSDSVEAPSPCILTSKVEFSDFGQSNHLFPPAEYSGKTSLKKLGEENLHNHNVYAGNGLSVPSVGTVTNNYTTEELRTIDVTKGTFVPVDLSSNGVILKFSEDLNKPSKGYSLPQYSENDCQKQYSWGEHLSVDCHQYGPKKHNLPEGYMHTGLNLNDTLEGGVVALDAAENVLRSPASQEDAKQAQPYQMGSSPKLDVQTLVHAIHNLSELLKSQCLPNACLLEGQDYDTLKSAITNLGACTVKKIETKDTMVTEHDTFERLKESHRSYMGTETGNPQFMEEVARDSCGLDNQPMPEDKSKNNGKKTENSPLLTSADDLGDSNEEQVVQAIKKVLNENFLSDEGMQPQALLFKNLWLEAEAKLCSLSYKSRFDRMKIEMEKHRFSQDLNLNSSVAPEAKNDSASKITSQSPSTSSKNVHVDYSLMERFNILNRREEKLNSSFFMKEENDSVKVGSDSEDSVTMKLNILRKQGNNFSSSFMQEKKASDIVSSDTEDSVMERFNILRRREENLKSSFMGEKKDQDVIANDAEDSVKVRLNILRQREDNLNSSFMEETKDPDMVTNDAEDSVMARFNVLTRRGDNLNSPFMEVKKDLNMVAAGSADMENHGMINGEVSNDQRANVVIDPYFYHHSINSSEGYNSFGSYTDGSGYDSMKQFLLSVADDPIVHSNRKARLGNHHSSGLYDNSSSDWEHVAKDEYV from the exons ATGATGGGTTTAGGGTCTTTCGGTAATGGGGGTTCCTCATCATCCTTCTCCAATTTATCACCTTTAGCTCCACCTTTTACTGTTGATCGGTCCAATTCCAAAACGGTTTCAACCCAATTGTTGAATTTCAGTGATTCATCCTATACCGGTACAGTACCATTTGGACAGTCATGGCAGTATGCTGCTGCTGACCCATCACCCACTGGATACAATTTTTTCCCTTCAGTTACTGATTCTGTGCCCACAACTTGTAATATGCCTTTATCACCTGAGTTTACCCCTGCTGATTCAGTGGAACCAGGTAGTCACTTTTGGTCAACTCCAAACCCAACTGTTAATGCTTCGACTGAAACCTATTCGTTTGGCCGTGAGGGATATTATGCCGCTTATGTGCCTTCCTTAGTGAGCAATGAACACCCCTCATCGGCTTTCAATGAACCTTCGCTTGATGTTTTGCCTAATTCTGGTAATATTCATGTGGATGCATCCTCCTCGCAAGTTGATTATACCCAGACCTTGTCTGGTTTGGAATACCCGCATTGGAGTTTTTTTAGTAAAGTGGCTGATGGGAAGCAAGAAGAGAAGAAAGGAGTTGATGGGAGTTTTTCCTCGGGGAATGTTAATGTTGGTGCTTCATATGGTTACAGGAATTGCATGTCTAAAG GTAATTCCCTTGAAGGTGCGAACATACCTAGAGAAAATTCTGGTGCTGCAAATTTTATTGATGGAGTATATACTGGGCCATCAAGTATAGGACATATGGATGCCAAATCGTATCTCACTCAAGAACCAATCTACCAGTCTCTTACTTCAGAAACAGCTATGGGTTCATTTAGCCCCGTGTCTTGCCAAGTGGGTCTTTCTTTAGGGTCTTCTAGTAATTACTTGAACTATAAAAACCCTTTTACTCCACATGGGAAATTCTTCCAACCCCTTGATTCTTGTCCCCGTGATACTACATCCACATCAAAATCTTCTCCTGTATTGGTTTTCAGACCAGCACCTTCTGGAAGCCGTTTCTTCGCACCTAAGATAGACTTGCACAAAAATGTGGATATTTGCAAAACTGGAGCTACAAACACTGAGAAATCAGATGTCTGTAACGTGTTAAAGAGTCAGGAAACTCGGTTACCAATAGATTCTCCGATCAAAGAGTTTTCCTTGGGCTCAAGCACACCGTCGGACTTTGACAAgatcaaaaacaatttttttgcatCGTCGTCAGTTAACAATCTGTGCTCGACCCGTCCTTGTAGCAGCAATAGCATAGAGATTGCAGTTAAAGAAAGATCTGGATCTCAAGCTCCTTGCGCTAGTGCACCACCTGTGACTTCTGCTGAGAAATGTTCAGATGCTCTAGATCTTCATAACCCAAATGTAGATTCACCCTGCTGGAAAGGTGCTCCTGCTTTTCGTGTTTCTCTCAGCGACTCTGTTGAAGCTCCAAGCCCGTGCATCTTAACAAGCAAAGTAGAATTCTCTGATTTTGGTCAAAGCAATCATTTATTTCCTCCAGCAGAATATTCAGGGAAAACTTCCTTAAAGAAACTCGGTGAGGAAAATCTGCATAACCATAATGTATATGCTGGAAATGGTCTTTCTGTTCCTTCAGTAGGCACTGTTACTAATAACTACACCACCGAAGAACTCAGGACCATTGATGTCACAAAAGGAACATTTGTGCCTGTGGATCTGTCCAGCAATGGTGTGATACTTAAATTTTCTGAAGATCTGAACAAGCCTAGCAAAGGATATAGTCTACCTCAGTACTCTGAAAATGATTGTCAAAAACAATATTCCTGGGGCGAGCACCTTAGTGTTGATTGCCACCAATATGGACCCAAAAAGCATAATTTGCCTGAAGGTTATATGCACACTGGTTTGAACCTCAATGACACATTAGAAGGTGGAGTAGTTGCACTAGATGCTGCAGAAAATGTTTTACGCTCGCCAGCTTCTCAAGAAGATGCCAAGCAGGCCCAACCATATCAAATGGGATCAAGTCCAAAGCTGGATGTTCAAACACTTGTGCATGCAATTCATAACCTTTCGGAACTACTTAAATCTCAATGCTTGCCTAATGCATGTCTACTGGAGGGTCAAGACTATGACACCCTTAAGAGTGCAATTACCAATCTGGGTGCATGTACTGTTAAGAAGATTGAAACAAAAGATACAATGGTTACCGAGCATGACACTTTTGAAAGGCTCAAAGAATCTCACCGCTCTTATATG GGCACTGAGACAGGCAACCCTCAGTTTATGGAAGAAGTTGCTCGGGATTCTTGTGGCCTCGATAATCAGCCCATGCCTGAAGATAAGAGCAAGAACAATGGTAAGAAAACTGAGAATTCACCCCTTCTAACTTCTGCAGATGACTTGGGAGATTCAAATGAAGAACAAGTGGTCCAG GCTATAAAGAAAGTCCTCAATGAGAACTTTCTCTCTGATGAAGGAATGCAGCCCCAAGCCCTTCTTTTCAAGAACTTATGGCTTGAAGCTGAAGCAAAGTTATGTTCTTTAAGCTATAAATCTCGTTTTGACCGTATGAAGATTGAAATGGAGAAGCATAGATTCAGCCAAG ACTTAAACTTGAATTCCTCGGTGGCACCTGAAGCTAAAAATGACTCAGCGTCAAAGATTACCTCTCAGAGTCCCTCTACTTCAAGCAAAAATGTCCACGTTGACTATTCTTTAATGGAgagattcaatattttaaacagAAGGGAAGAGAAGCtgaattcatcattttttatgaaagagGAAAATGATTCTGTTAAGGTTGGCAGTGATTCTGAGGATTCTGTTACAATGAAACTAAATATCCTAAGGAAACAGGGAAACAACTTCAGTTCATCATTCATGCAAGAGAAAAAAGCCTCTGATATAGTTTCCAGTGACACTGAGGATTCTGTTATGGAAAGATTCAACATCCTAAGACGACGGGAAGAGAACTTGAAATCATCTTTCATGGGAGAGAAAAAGGATCAGGATGTGATTGCCAATGATGCTGAGGATTCTGTTAAGGTGAGACTCAACATCTTAAGACAGCGGGAAGACAACTTGAATTCATCTTTCATGGAGGAGACAAAGGATCCAGATATGGTCACTAATGATGCCGAGGATTCTGTTATGGCAAGATTCAATGTATTAACACGCCGGGGGGACAACCTGAATTCACCGTTTATGGAGGTTAAAAAAGATCTGAACATGGTTGCTGCTGGTTCTGCAGATATGGAGAATCACGGAATGATAAATGGAGAAGTATCAAACGATCAGAGAGCAAATGTGGTCATCGATCCTTACTTTTATCATCACAGTATTAATTCCAGTGAAGGATATAACTCCTTTGGGTCTTACACGGATGGTTCTGGATATGACTCCATGAAACAGTTTCTTCTCTCTGTCGCGGATGATCCCATTGTCCATTCAAATAGGAAGGCCAGACTGGGAAATCACCACTCATCAGGTTTGTATGATAATTCTTCATCCGATTGGGAGCATGTTGCCAAGGATGAGTATGTTTGA
- the LOC101252368 gene encoding peroxidase 5: MSVRMLINALIFLVLCECMMLEAQLQVGFYDNSCSMAEFIVRQEVTNAFLRNKGVAAGLVRMHFHDCFVRGCDGSVLIDSTATNSAEKDSPANNPSLRGFKVIDSAKARLESVCEGVVSCADIVAFAARDSVVITGGLGYEVPAGRRDGRISLASETRSLPPPTLDVDQLTQNFRSMGLTQEEMVTLSGAHTIGRSHCLAFRNRLYSFNSTRSQDPSLDPSYAAQLKQQCPEGSTDASLVVPMNPVSPGTTDEYYYTDILANRGLFTSDQTLLTDPTTAIQVLQNARFPFLWKSKFASAMAKMGQIGVLTGTAGEIRANCRVINS, translated from the exons ATGAGTGTAAGAATGTTGATTAATGCATTAATATTCTTGGTTTTATGTGAGTGTATGATGTTAGAAGCACAACTTCAAGTGGGATTTTATGATAATTCATGTAGTATGGCTGAGTTCATTGTGAGGCAAGAGGTTACAAATGCTTTCCTTAGAAATAAGGGAGTGGCTGCAGGCCTTGTTCGCATGCATTTCCATGATTGTTTCGTTAGA GGTTGTGATGGATCAGTGCTGATTGACTCGACTGCAACAAACTCAGCTGAGAAGGACTCACCAGCAAATAACCCGAGCCTTAGAGGTTTCAAAGTCATTGACAGTGCAAAGGCTAGGTTGGAATCTGTTTGTGAAGGAGTTGTTTCTTGTGCTGATATAGTCGCTTTTGCAGCTAGGGATAGTGTAGTGATA ACTGGAGGACTTGGCTATGAAGTTCCAGCTGGTAGAAGAGATGGCAGAATCTCACTAGCTTCTGAGACAAGAAGTTTGCCCCCTCCTACATTGGATGTTGACCAGCTCACCCAAAACTTCAGAAGTATGGGACTCACCCAAGAAGAAATGGTTACTCTATCAG GAGCTCACACCATTGGTCGATCTCATTGCCTGGCCTTCAGGAACAGATTATACAGCTTCAACTCAACAAGAAGCCAGGATCCCAGTCTTGATCCTTCCTATGCAGCCCAGTTGAAACAGCAATGTCCAGAAGGCAGCACGGATGCAAGTTTGGTGGTGCCAATGAACCCTGTAAGCCCCGGTACCACTGATGAATATTACTACACCGATATTCTGGCCAACAGGGGCTTGTTTACATCCGACCAAACTCTTCTCACAGATCCAACTACAGCTATCCAAGTACTACAAAATGCTAGGTTTCCATTCCTCTGGAAAAGTAAATTTGCTAGTGCAATGGCGAAGATGGGCCAAATAGGTGTCTTGACAGGCACAGCTGGAGAGATCCGAGCTAACTGTAGAGTCATCAATAGCTga
- the LOC101252667 gene encoding nascent polypeptide-associated complex subunit alpha-like protein 2 produces the protein MPGPVIEELEAEKKIQEDEPIVEDVKEEDDHDDDADDSDDDEDDDKEDGAQGGNSKQSRSEKKSRKAMLKLGMKPVTGVSRVTIKRTKNVLFFISKPDVFKSPNSETYVIFGEAKIEDLSSQLQTQAAQQFRMPDMGSVMAKPDVSGSNAAAEADEEEEVDETGVEPRDIDLVLTQAGVSRTKAVKALKAHNGDIVSAIMELTT, from the exons ATGCCAGGTCCCGTCATCGAAGAACTCGAAGCCGAGAAGAAGATTCAGGAGGATGAGCCCATCGTGGAGGACGTCAAAGAGGAAGACGACCACGATGATGACGCCGACGATTCTGACGACGACGAAGATGATGACAAGGAGGATGGTGCCCAAG GTGGCAATTCTAAGCAAAGCAGAAGTGAGAAGAAGAGTCGAAAAGCCATGTTGAAGCTTGGCATGAAACCTGTTACAGGGGTTAGCAGGGTCACTATTAAGAGGACCAAAAAT GTTTTATTCTTCATCTCAAAGCCAGATGTCTTCAAAAGCCCAAATTCTGAGACTTATGTCATATTTGGAGAAGCTAAGATTGAGGATTTGAGCTCTCAGTTGCAGACACAAGCAGCTCAGCAGTTTAGGATGCCAGACATGGGATCTGTCATGGCTAAGCCAGATGTGTCTGGCTCTAATGCTGCTGCGGAGGCAGATGAGGAAGAAGAGGTCGATGAGACTGGTGTTGAACCTCGGGACATTGATTTGGTCTTGACACAAGCAGGAGTGTCTAGGACCAAGGCAGTCAAGGCTCTGAAGGCCCACAATGGAGACATAGTCAGTGCCATCATGGAGCTGAccacttaa
- the LOC101251758 gene encoding RPM1 interacting protein 13, whose translation MVKKLERSDCVTPLVVDLSDSSTDEGTPLRPVFCLKKREQLKEFEEKEECFILDFDPYESVDISKLSVSNSRDASDLSVLAEKGEVACRDFPHPRHDCAKHPFWKTPHQDYCDMCYCYVCDVAAPCKSWIGNSAHCHAMNNEAWKALRNAPKK comes from the exons ATGGTTAAGAAGCTTGAAAGGTCGGATTGTGTTACTCCATTGGTAGTAGATTTATCTGATTCATCCACCGATGAAGGAACTCCATTAAGACCTGTATTCTGCCTCAAAAAGAGAGAGCAATTGAAAGAATTTGAAGAGAAAGAGGAGTGCTTTATCCTCGATTTTGATCCTTATGAATCTGTAGATATCTCAAAATTATCTGTTTCCAACAGTCGTGATGCTTCTGACCTTTCTGTTCTCGCCGAAAAAGGAGAG GTGGCATGTCGGGACTTTCCACATCCAAGGCATGACTGCGCGAAACATCCTTTTTGGAAGACACCTCACCAGGATTACTGTGACATG TGTTATTGCTATGTCTGTGATGTGGCTGCTCCTTGCAAATCCTGGATTGGGAATTCAGCCCATTGCCATGCCATGAATAATGAGGCTTGGAAAGCTCTGAGGAATGCCCCTAAAAAGTAA
- the LOC101251452 gene encoding caffeic acid 3-O-methyltransferase, translating to MGSTSLTQTEDEAFLFAMQLASASVLPMVLKSAVELELLELMAKAGPGASISPAELASQLPCKNPDAPVMLDRMLRLLATYSVLNCTLRTLPDGRVERLYSLAPVCKFLTKNADGVSVAPLLLMNQDKVLMQSWYHLKDAVLDGGIPFNKAYGMTAFEYHGTDPRFNKVFNRGMSDHTTLSIKKILEDYKGFEGLNSIVDVGGGTGATVSMIVSKYPSIKGINFDLPHVIEDAPAYPGVEHIGGDMFVSVPKADAIFMKWICHDWSDEHCLKFLKNCYEAVPANGKVIIAECLLPEVPDTSSSTKNTVHVDVIMLAHNPGGKERTEKEFEALAKGAGFNGFTKASCAYNTWIMEFTK from the exons atgGGTTCAACAAGCCTAACTCAAACAGAGGATGAAGCTTTCTTGTTCGCTATGCAACTGGCGAGTGCCTCTGTACTACCCATGGTCTTAAAATCAGCTGTAGAACTTGAGCTTCTGGAACTTATGGCTAAGGCTGGTCCAGGTGCATCCATTTCGCCTGCTGAGCTAGCGTCTCAACTCCCTTGTAAGAACCCAGATGCACCGGTAATGCTGGATCGAATGCTTAGGCTTCTTGCTACTTACTCTGTTCTGAATTGTACACTCAGGACACTCCCTGATGGACGTGTAGAGCGGCTTTATAGTCTTGCTCCGGTTTGTAAGTTCTTGACTAAGAATGCCGATGGTGTTTCCGTTGCCCCACTTTTGCTTATGAATCAAGATAAAGTACTCATGCAGAGCTG GTACCACTTAAAAGATGCAGTACTTGATGGTGGAATCCCATTCAACAAGGCATATGGAATGACAGCATTCGAGTACCATGGAACAGATCCAAGATTCAACAAAGTTTTCAACCGTGGAATGTCCGATCACACCACCTTATCCATCAAGAAGATTCTGGAAGACTATAAAGGATTTGAAGGACTCAACTCCATTGTTGATGTTGGTGGTGGAACAGGGGCTACTGTAAGCATGATTGTCTCTAAGTATCCCTCTATTAAGGGCATTAACTTTGATTTACCACATGTTATTGAAGATGCCCCAGCTTACCCTG GCGTTGAACACATTGGTGGTGACATGTTTGTTAGTGTGCCGAAAGCGGATGCTATTTTCATGAAG TGGATATGTCATGATTGGAGCGATGAGCATTGTTTAAAGTTTTTGAAGAATTGCTACGAAGCGGTTCCTGCAAATGGGAAAGTGATAATTGCAGAATGCTTACTTCCAGAGGTGCCAGATACATCAAGTTCCACAAAGAATACAGTACATGTTGATGTAATAATGTTAGCACATAATCCAGGAGGCAAAGAAAGGACTGAGAAAGAATTTGAGGCTTTGGCTAAAGGGGCTGGATTTAATGGATTCACCAAGGCTTCTTGTGCTTACAACACTTGGATTATGGAATTCACCAAGTGA